One stretch of Halobiforma lacisalsi AJ5 DNA includes these proteins:
- a CDS encoding IS701-like element ISHala4 family transposase, with protein sequence MMPITDFLSCTRVFDEFDSLSPAQRRHAKTYATGLVAASNKTVAGIAREVLPASGKRALNKFLTEYDWDEQQFNHERLEELQKHGETRWSKDGYIILDDTITEKAGDEVPGVGHFYDHAEGDTFWGQDLIYAFYADDKTAYPLTFRLYEKQDEDDQNHDTKYDLAREIVTELEDEVGVPADTYLFDSWFAHDSALVEHIESYGNDWIGPLRSNRQVTYAGEEISVDALAERIDTVERNVEDETYHIWTKKLPVSQLGDVKLVIAEKETDEDDEENPVKYLATNKIDAPTQHVIRSYGMRWRIETFFEDSKQDLGLGDCEMQTDEGASRHWHLLMAAYSLVRLDPESSALGTVRSKASSLRANLEHSLKEAVYNLLSWVRDNDDRGVDDLMEEIDHLFVHSTTDANVQS encoded by the coding sequence ATGATGCCGATCACGGATTTCCTGTCGTGTACGCGCGTGTTCGACGAGTTCGACTCGCTGTCACCGGCACAACGCCGTCATGCCAAAACCTACGCCACAGGTCTTGTTGCGGCCAGCAACAAGACCGTGGCGGGCATCGCACGCGAAGTTCTTCCAGCCAGCGGCAAACGCGCTCTCAACAAGTTCCTCACCGAGTACGACTGGGACGAACAGCAATTTAACCACGAACGCCTCGAAGAACTCCAAAAACACGGCGAAACACGTTGGTCGAAGGATGGCTACATCATCCTCGACGACACGATCACCGAGAAAGCCGGGGACGAAGTCCCCGGCGTCGGACACTTCTATGATCACGCCGAAGGTGACACTTTCTGGGGCCAAGACCTCATCTACGCCTTCTACGCTGACGACAAAACTGCCTACCCACTCACTTTCCGCCTCTACGAAAAACAGGACGAAGATGACCAAAACCACGACACCAAGTACGATCTCGCCCGTGAGATCGTCACCGAACTCGAAGACGAGGTAGGTGTCCCGGCGGACACCTACCTCTTCGACTCGTGGTTCGCTCACGATTCTGCCCTCGTCGAACACATCGAATCCTACGGTAACGACTGGATCGGCCCGCTCCGGAGCAACCGACAGGTAACCTACGCCGGCGAAGAGATCAGCGTCGATGCGCTGGCAGAGCGCATCGACACCGTCGAGCGTAACGTTGAGGACGAGACCTACCACATCTGGACGAAGAAGCTTCCCGTCTCCCAACTGGGAGACGTGAAGCTGGTCATCGCCGAGAAAGAAACTGACGAAGACGACGAAGAGAACCCGGTCAAGTACCTCGCCACGAACAAAATCGACGCACCGACCCAGCACGTGATCCGCTCCTACGGGATGCGGTGGCGCATCGAGACGTTCTTCGAGGACTCGAAGCAGGATCTCGGCCTAGGAGACTGCGAGATGCAGACCGACGAAGGTGCCAGTCGGCACTGGCACCTTCTGATGGCTGCCTACAGTCTCGTTCGTCTTGATCCTGAGTCGAGCGCCTTGGGGACGGTTCGCTCGAAAGCGTCATCGCTTCGAGCGAACCTCGAACATTCGCTGAAGGAAGCCGTCTACAACCTTCTCTCGTGGGTTCGGGACAACGATGATCGTGGCGTCGATGACC
- a CDS encoding PD-(D/E)XK nuclease family protein, whose protein sequence is MSIIRAKSIDSLYEECKDFDLVLVPDAPMASALNRRLDQPHFGPFAITPRRLAARRREQAEDRLAFLEIIQTTDLNWKETSYAVGNILQCWEYQGTADAILDYEQFATTATHTAVDCITEMDTTSNRLTEYSIEADTSVAVVGFKQLTELERSILPPDYETVDPFTDESFDHPPFRILDSPAAIVDAVLDTVTPENADDVAVVLDAASQYSSLIESALEAAEIPYYGGPGFNDDARHRAFLQLLRSAHAGRDTRVGDVRPLLTQLGMPVDIEHDEKRLYDLDRPEVDWLLEFRDEIRSRTFEEVIDEYEAVTDASIDAFREELATLGLLDDAVIEPAVDRLEFYLQSYEVPVDRENEGVLLADAKSAAHVDRAVVFYLALDEGWTHSSPRRPWVDRNQEFERNIRQFQLLLQNGVDQYYLVQDTAGGTPVTPCLYFEELFDEEFDRFSDLDSLQHSRASRTTQDGFEKEPLDVSPEEVTALSQSSLNSYVNSPRDYFFSRLVDNPDKDHFREGNLFHDFAEFYVSHPDAITSDTLDDVAATILDEVDPFLRGVDQEVRLTKYRVGLQTIVEYLNANSPHGDTLVTPDGGRGENFFAEYYDRPIDASHTERWFENTDLGLKGKIDLVHSPTRLLDYKSGSKKSAYSIVKHSAIDPPSDKPNFQALLYLAHQRTEHPDEELRFTFFHFLETLDDVVTGDGSLEDCLTTVTYYPVTFEEYIASPAVFMELQEDAANDCNKTFSKSTFEVYRAVLDAYEFPDTNDSDELIGSEFGDALTERLIADVGDYKYVKNGCKQALRHLLRIRNQNYFTGDVDAFEQFVQDRLSELNDRRAGDERFPVQGLGGDPNYRYVDNRDCILEGESR, encoded by the coding sequence GTGTCAATTATACGAGCGAAGTCTATCGATTCTCTCTATGAAGAATGCAAGGATTTCGACCTTGTGCTTGTGCCGGATGCGCCGATGGCGAGCGCCCTGAACCGGCGTCTTGACCAACCTCACTTCGGACCATTCGCGATCACACCACGGCGCCTGGCTGCCCGACGTCGAGAACAGGCCGAAGATCGACTCGCGTTCCTCGAAATCATTCAGACGACTGACCTCAACTGGAAGGAGACGTCCTATGCGGTCGGGAACATCCTCCAGTGCTGGGAGTATCAGGGGACGGCTGACGCTATTCTGGACTACGAGCAGTTCGCGACGACGGCAACGCACACTGCTGTCGACTGTATCACAGAGATGGACACGACGTCTAACCGTCTCACTGAGTACAGTATCGAAGCCGACACGTCGGTCGCTGTCGTCGGCTTCAAGCAACTTACCGAACTCGAACGCTCGATCCTTCCCCCAGACTACGAGACGGTCGACCCGTTCACCGACGAGTCATTCGATCATCCACCCTTCCGCATTCTCGACTCACCGGCCGCAATCGTCGACGCGGTCCTCGATACGGTCACACCGGAGAACGCCGACGACGTGGCTGTCGTCCTCGATGCAGCTAGTCAGTATTCCTCGCTCATTGAGTCGGCGCTGGAAGCTGCAGAGATTCCATATTACGGTGGTCCGGGGTTCAATGACGATGCTCGTCACCGCGCATTCCTACAGCTCCTTCGAAGTGCCCACGCTGGCCGGGATACGCGAGTAGGCGACGTTCGACCACTCCTCACCCAGCTCGGGATGCCCGTCGACATCGAGCACGACGAGAAGCGTCTCTACGACCTTGACCGCCCGGAAGTAGACTGGCTCCTTGAGTTCCGTGATGAGATTCGGTCCCGCACATTCGAGGAGGTCATCGACGAATACGAAGCAGTCACGGACGCCTCTATTGACGCCTTCAGAGAGGAACTCGCGACGCTCGGCCTCCTTGACGACGCTGTCATCGAACCGGCAGTTGACCGTCTCGAGTTCTATCTACAGTCGTACGAAGTTCCTGTGGATCGGGAGAACGAAGGTGTCCTATTGGCAGATGCAAAATCGGCTGCTCACGTCGACCGCGCTGTCGTGTTCTATCTCGCCCTTGACGAAGGTTGGACACATTCGTCGCCCCGCCGCCCGTGGGTCGACCGAAATCAGGAGTTCGAGCGGAACATCCGGCAGTTCCAGCTCCTCCTGCAGAACGGCGTCGACCAGTACTACCTCGTGCAGGACACCGCCGGTGGAACGCCCGTCACCCCGTGCCTATACTTTGAGGAACTGTTCGATGAGGAGTTCGACCGATTCAGTGATTTGGACTCACTGCAGCATTCACGGGCGTCTCGAACGACACAGGACGGATTCGAAAAAGAACCACTCGATGTCTCCCCCGAGGAAGTCACCGCACTCAGCCAGTCGAGCCTGAACTCCTACGTCAATTCACCCCGCGATTACTTCTTCAGCCGACTCGTCGACAATCCGGATAAGGATCACTTCAGGGAAGGGAACCTGTTCCACGACTTCGCGGAGTTCTATGTCTCGCATCCGGACGCCATCACGTCTGATACACTCGACGATGTAGCCGCAACCATTCTCGACGAAGTCGACCCGTTCCTCCGGGGCGTCGACCAGGAAGTCCGACTCACTAAGTACCGTGTCGGTCTCCAGACCATCGTTGAATACCTGAATGCAAACTCTCCTCACGGTGACACCCTGGTGACGCCTGACGGTGGTCGGGGAGAGAACTTCTTCGCCGAGTATTACGACCGCCCCATCGATGCGTCGCACACCGAACGCTGGTTCGAGAACACTGATCTCGGGTTGAAGGGCAAGATCGACCTCGTTCACAGCCCGACCCGACTCCTCGACTATAAGAGTGGCTCAAAGAAGTCAGCATACTCGATTGTAAAGCATTCGGCGATTGATCCACCGAGCGATAAACCGAACTTCCAGGCGTTGCTGTATCTCGCTCACCAGCGGACTGAGCACCCGGATGAGGAACTGCGATTCACGTTCTTCCACTTCCTCGAAACGCTTGACGATGTGGTGACTGGGGATGGATCTCTCGAGGACTGCCTCACTACGGTGACCTACTATCCAGTCACCTTCGAGGAATACATCGCGAGCCCAGCTGTCTTCATGGAACTGCAGGAAGACGCCGCGAACGACTGTAACAAGACCTTCTCGAAGTCGACATTTGAAGTCTACCGAGCGGTGTTGGATGCGTACGAGTTCCCGGACACCAACGACAGTGACGAACTCATCGGATCCGAGTTCGGAGACGCGCTCACAGAGCGATTGATTGCTGATGTTGGGGACTACAAGTACGTGAAAAACGGCTGTAAGCAGGCCCTGAGACACCTGCTCCGTATTCGCAACCAGAACTATTTCACCGGCGATGTGGATGCATTCGAGCAGTTCGTCCAAGATCGCCTTTCGGAGTTGAACGACCGTCGTGCCGGTGATGAGCGCTTCCCGGTTCAGGGACTCGGTGGCGATCCAAACTATCGGTACGTGGACAACCGCGATTGCATCCTGGAGGGTGAGTCGCGATGA
- a CDS encoding UvrD-helicase domain-containing protein, which yields MTAPNDQQQDLIDSKQGIHVVDAGAGTGKTFTVTRRYAEIVDQDDVEPEDVLLVTFTNNAATEMKDRIVAHCDYGMRELSDAPIQTFHSLCHDILMEHGFEAPTLLGIDDRITGSTRVLEDENVEKAQFREFIRRFSDDHPEYDDFFRAVEEPVELLGLINQLAAKGVFPTAQGWYRNGERYLDGDFEAFREIFDELNQPRNDGNKQSKLRSKLGGYGDDKCYLPDAPEEDEIRGGWGEKQVPDGVAQLVFDEQREALKNFVHDVYHEYLEFALSRNYLNFSFLQLFAFVLLCDDHRLRDDVAFEYVMIDEFQDSSEIQFKLALLLADTNNVCVVGDWKQSIYSFQYAAVENITEFESRLDRFVDELNEDHERVSWPTRPIIDIELVENYRSTQDILDFSEHSLVTPAASTDDVDETAVRDRVVSLSSNASHENSQIEAIQHEDEHEAILTKIQEIVGNDAYQVEEDGELRLPEYGDIAVLTRTRDFGRELLSVAEAYGLPMAYEGGIELFRSDPAKLLLAWLRILESDAERGWAVVLEEAGYPLDEVKHVLDSEEYPTNMQAFKSELASLETVGGVAQRVFSQYDYDGAYADVLLTTIQSVHSATTLTRGDLIRFIERGIEDGSTHEVHASAGMNSVTVQTIHAAKGLEHPIVVLANMNSHCFPPSGGNSNAITFDDPIGIRQRKLYADDHGYPHIHDNWRADVLRKCLPRGYDEERRLLYVAMTRAESHLVFAAGESPNTFIEELPVDLEELEPNVQEDDIDETTQAHLQIAVPTPDGPVGHSPHTLMRDDVFEDVDGGRGTAFGTQTHEFAERYVLEGDIEPSNDDERHIKSFIDSLDGELRVEEDTYLPLTVDGEQVTISGIVDLVHLRPDAVEIIDFKTDLGRHAENEYRKQLSVYYHVLNEWFPGREVTTGIFYTAQGVRVDIDPLSKADLVVLISQEQRSEASVLE from the coding sequence ATGACTGCACCAAACGACCAACAGCAAGACCTCATCGACAGCAAACAGGGCATCCACGTCGTCGACGCCGGCGCAGGGACTGGAAAGACGTTCACCGTCACCCGTCGCTACGCCGAAATCGTCGACCAAGACGATGTCGAACCTGAGGACGTCCTCCTCGTGACGTTCACCAACAACGCGGCGACGGAGATGAAGGACCGAATCGTCGCCCACTGTGACTACGGGATGCGTGAACTCTCGGACGCACCGATCCAGACGTTCCACAGCCTCTGTCACGACATCCTCATGGAGCACGGCTTCGAGGCACCGACGCTCCTCGGCATCGACGACCGCATCACGGGGTCCACACGTGTCCTCGAAGACGAGAACGTCGAGAAGGCGCAGTTCCGCGAGTTCATCCGTCGGTTCAGCGACGACCATCCCGAGTACGACGACTTCTTCCGCGCCGTCGAGGAACCAGTCGAACTCCTCGGGTTAATTAATCAGCTTGCAGCGAAAGGTGTCTTCCCGACGGCTCAAGGCTGGTATCGCAACGGCGAGCGGTATTTGGACGGTGATTTCGAGGCGTTCCGCGAGATCTTCGACGAATTGAACCAGCCCCGAAACGACGGGAACAAGCAGTCGAAGCTTCGCTCGAAACTCGGAGGCTATGGGGATGACAAGTGTTATCTCCCAGACGCGCCCGAGGAGGACGAGATCCGTGGTGGATGGGGTGAGAAGCAGGTTCCTGATGGCGTCGCACAGCTGGTGTTTGACGAACAGCGAGAGGCCCTCAAGAACTTCGTTCACGACGTCTACCACGAATACCTTGAGTTCGCACTCAGTCGGAACTACCTCAACTTCAGCTTTCTTCAACTATTTGCGTTCGTCCTGCTCTGTGACGACCATCGACTCCGCGACGACGTCGCGTTCGAGTACGTGATGATCGACGAGTTCCAGGATTCTAGCGAGATCCAGTTCAAACTCGCACTCCTGCTCGCGGACACGAACAATGTCTGTGTCGTCGGCGACTGGAAACAGAGCATCTACTCGTTCCAGTACGCCGCCGTCGAGAACATCACCGAGTTCGAGTCCCGCCTGGATCGGTTCGTCGACGAGCTCAACGAGGACCACGAACGAGTGTCGTGGCCAACCCGCCCGATCATCGATATCGAGCTCGTCGAGAACTACCGGTCGACGCAGGACATTCTCGACTTCTCCGAGCACAGCCTGGTGACACCCGCGGCGAGCACGGACGACGTCGACGAGACGGCTGTGCGAGATAGAGTTGTGTCGCTCTCCTCGAACGCCTCGCACGAGAATTCTCAGATAGAGGCGATTCAACACGAAGACGAACACGAAGCCATTCTGACCAAGATTCAGGAGATCGTCGGGAACGACGCGTATCAGGTCGAGGAGGATGGGGAACTTCGTTTGCCAGAGTACGGTGACATCGCCGTCCTCACCCGGACTCGTGACTTCGGCCGAGAACTCCTCTCTGTCGCCGAGGCGTATGGGTTGCCGATGGCATACGAAGGAGGCATCGAGTTGTTCCGGTCTGACCCGGCGAAGCTTCTCCTGGCGTGGCTGCGAATCCTCGAATCCGACGCGGAGCGAGGATGGGCAGTCGTGCTTGAGGAAGCTGGCTACCCGCTCGACGAAGTCAAACACGTGCTCGATAGTGAGGAGTACCCCACCAACATGCAGGCGTTCAAGTCGGAGCTTGCGTCGCTGGAGACGGTCGGTGGGGTTGCCCAGCGCGTGTTCTCCCAGTACGACTACGACGGGGCCTATGCCGACGTGCTGCTGACGACGATTCAGTCCGTCCACAGCGCGACGACATTGACACGAGGTGACCTCATTCGATTCATCGAACGCGGCATCGAGGACGGAAGCACCCACGAGGTCCACGCGAGCGCCGGTATGAATTCGGTGACGGTCCAGACCATCCACGCGGCCAAGGGACTCGAGCACCCCATTGTCGTGCTCGCGAACATGAACTCCCATTGTTTCCCACCGTCAGGTGGGAACAGTAACGCGATCACGTTCGACGATCCGATCGGGATACGCCAGCGGAAACTCTACGCCGACGATCACGGGTATCCTCACATCCACGACAACTGGCGAGCCGACGTCCTTCGAAAGTGCCTGCCGCGTGGATACGATGAGGAACGACGCTTGCTCTATGTCGCGATGACGCGGGCTGAGAGCCACCTCGTGTTCGCTGCAGGCGAGAGCCCGAACACGTTCATTGAAGAGCTCCCGGTCGACCTCGAGGAACTAGAACCCAACGTTCAGGAAGATGATATCGACGAGACGACACAGGCACACTTGCAGATTGCTGTGCCGACGCCGGATGGTCCAGTCGGTCACTCGCCGCATACGCTGATGCGTGACGATGTGTTCGAGGATGTCGATGGCGGGAGAGGGACAGCGTTCGGAACGCAGACCCACGAGTTCGCTGAGCGGTACGTACTGGAAGGAGACATCGAGCCCTCGAACGACGACGAACGTCACATCAAGTCGTTCATAGACTCGCTCGATGGTGAGCTTCGAGTTGAGGAGGATACGTATCTGCCACTCACTGTCGACGGAGAGCAGGTCACCATCTCAGGAATCGTCGACCTCGTTCACCTTCGTCCCGATGCCGTTGAAATCATCGACTTCAAAACTGACCTCGGGCGGCACGCCGAGAATGAGTATCGGAAGCAACTCAGCGTGTACTATCACGTGCTGAATGAATGGTTCCCTGGTCGAGAGGTGACCACAGGGATCTTCTATACTGCACAAGGGGTCCGTGTTGATATTGATCCACTCTCGAAAGCGGACCTAGTCGTGCTGATTAGTCAAGAACAGCGTTCGGAAGCCAGCGTTCTCGAGTAG
- the tnpC gene encoding IS66 family transposase, producing the protein MNADDFTKEELLSRLLQLEQRVEELERENKRKDKKIDQKDERIEELETRLRKYENPHTPPSKRRSGTDESPTSQDDEDENVRTDGGTPGRKDGHDPEWRATADPDKEIDVTCDCCPECGEHFDESVGVSPRLVEEVPDPQPPEITRYNRHYYQCSSCGTETVATHPDCPDEGQFGVNVISQAALSRYDHRLPYRKIADRFEQLHGLELSGASAWHATERAARAGRCEYEQIRRQIQQAEIVHVDETGIKREGEQAWIWTFRTSEHTLYAVRESRGSDVPAEVLGEDFPGTVICDGWTAYPAFSSNLQRCWAHLLREAEDAASDHEEAEPVYRYLKQMFVGLQSWLETDPSLRERAQMHRSCQNGLRSLVGRSVTDEPVATLLGKIEGGIDHWLTFVGEPAVSPTNNAAENALREPVVLRKIIGTLRNDRGMFVHETILSLLATWRQQGRNPYEELRRVVNNNEMISRAHTEPAVETSG; encoded by the coding sequence GTGAACGCAGACGATTTCACCAAAGAAGAGCTCCTTTCTCGGCTTCTCCAACTTGAGCAACGAGTCGAAGAACTCGAACGGGAGAACAAGCGAAAGGACAAGAAAATCGATCAGAAGGACGAGCGGATAGAAGAACTCGAAACACGCCTTCGCAAATACGAAAATCCGCATACACCGCCCAGTAAGCGACGGTCGGGGACTGACGAGTCCCCGACCTCGCAGGACGACGAAGACGAGAATGTTCGAACCGATGGCGGTACTCCCGGACGGAAGGACGGTCACGACCCTGAGTGGCGTGCAACAGCAGATCCCGACAAAGAGATCGATGTCACCTGTGACTGTTGTCCCGAGTGTGGCGAACACTTCGACGAGTCGGTGGGCGTCAGCCCCCGACTCGTCGAGGAGGTTCCCGATCCACAGCCACCAGAAATCACCCGGTACAACCGTCACTACTACCAGTGCAGCTCTTGTGGAACAGAAACCGTTGCTACACACCCCGACTGCCCCGATGAGGGGCAGTTCGGGGTGAACGTCATCTCTCAAGCAGCACTTTCTCGGTACGATCACCGCCTCCCCTACCGGAAAATCGCTGACCGGTTCGAGCAACTGCATGGATTAGAACTCTCGGGCGCGTCCGCGTGGCACGCGACCGAGCGCGCTGCGCGCGCCGGTCGCTGCGAATACGAACAGATTCGAAGACAGATTCAGCAAGCAGAGATCGTTCACGTTGACGAAACCGGTATCAAACGCGAGGGTGAGCAGGCGTGGATTTGGACGTTTCGGACGAGCGAGCACACGCTATACGCCGTAAGGGAGAGTCGTGGAAGTGATGTTCCCGCGGAAGTCCTCGGCGAGGACTTCCCGGGAACGGTCATCTGCGATGGGTGGACGGCGTATCCAGCGTTCAGCAGTAACCTTCAGCGGTGCTGGGCACATCTTCTCCGAGAAGCTGAAGACGCTGCTAGTGACCACGAGGAGGCAGAACCCGTTTACCGGTATCTCAAGCAGATGTTCGTCGGTCTCCAGTCGTGGCTGGAGACCGACCCGAGTCTTCGTGAGAGAGCACAGATGCACCGCTCATGCCAGAACGGGCTTAGATCGCTCGTGGGGCGGTCAGTAACCGACGAACCAGTGGCAACACTACTCGGGAAAATCGAAGGAGGGATCGACCACTGGCTCACCTTCGTCGGTGAGCCAGCGGTCTCCCCGACGAACAACGCAGCTGAGAACGCACTTCGTGAACCAGTCGTTCTCCGGAAAATCATCGGGACACTCCGTAACGATCGAGGTATGTTCGTTCACGAGACGATCTTGTCCCTGCTGGCGACATGGCGCCAGCAGGGACGCAATCCCTACGAAGAACTTCGCCGAGTCGTCAACAACAATGAGATGATATCACGGGCTCACACTGAACCGGCTGTTGAGACTTCGGGGTAA
- a CDS encoding sacsin N-terminal ATP-binding-like domain-containing protein → MASQSAVVDHLSEAELFERWSDRWDHFLDDFSAASSSGTVSERLRDKVKSGNAERAIAGGHEGREILELLQNARDAIPGDTDGGRVYVGVYDEGVLVANTGHPFDMFDPDVEDAVTMIGESSKGNSDQEIGHKGVGLKSILATGDAFEIWTRHESATNETLRVRLSRSYVTAALLSSLGYDTSAFDLRGAVSNEAIQALTTASNADQRTEELTQAAREDIGKLPLFDFPVPLTTASGADDPVADRASALLTGDVDEWYGDPFRTAVFVEFEDTEWRDLLEEFDIPLPESSDRGSAGRAERLWSYLSKEADGEGTTSETLTPETLIQFGGIESLLLERVDGTEQPSRERWDVDRTPGPLDSETVRHETVTVAVRGTDTSFADEQFDQFGFADDDAPTQLLVPQTRTERERPQEYPLYLYYPIEVCV, encoded by the coding sequence ATGGCAAGTCAATCAGCGGTCGTAGACCACCTTTCGGAAGCGGAACTCTTCGAGCGGTGGAGCGATCGTTGGGACCATTTCCTCGATGACTTTTCTGCGGCGTCGTCCTCAGGCACGGTTTCTGAACGCCTCCGAGACAAGGTGAAAAGCGGGAACGCAGAGCGAGCAATCGCCGGCGGTCACGAAGGGCGAGAAATTCTGGAACTCCTCCAGAACGCCCGTGACGCAATCCCTGGAGACACTGATGGTGGCCGCGTCTACGTTGGAGTGTACGACGAAGGCGTTCTCGTCGCGAACACCGGCCACCCCTTCGATATGTTCGACCCGGATGTCGAGGATGCCGTCACGATGATTGGCGAATCCTCGAAGGGGAACAGCGACCAAGAAATCGGACATAAGGGGGTTGGGCTGAAGTCAATACTCGCTACTGGGGATGCATTCGAGATCTGGACACGCCACGAGAGTGCTACAAATGAAACGCTTCGCGTCAGGCTCAGTCGGTCGTACGTCACTGCTGCGTTGCTCTCGTCGTTAGGGTACGATACGTCTGCGTTCGATCTTCGTGGTGCTGTCTCGAACGAAGCGATCCAGGCACTCACCACGGCTTCGAATGCTGATCAGCGAACCGAGGAGCTGACCCAGGCCGCTCGGGAGGACATCGGTAAACTCCCGCTCTTCGATTTTCCGGTCCCCTTGACAACAGCCTCTGGGGCAGACGATCCTGTTGCAGACCGAGCATCGGCGCTCCTCACTGGCGATGTCGACGAATGGTACGGTGACCCCTTCCGCACAGCTGTTTTCGTTGAGTTCGAGGACACGGAGTGGCGAGACCTCCTCGAGGAGTTCGATATTCCACTGCCTGAATCGTCCGACAGAGGTAGTGCTGGTCGGGCCGAACGGCTCTGGTCGTATCTCTCGAAGGAGGCTGACGGTGAAGGCACGACGAGTGAAACGCTGACACCCGAGACGCTCATCCAGTTTGGCGGGATCGAGTCATTGCTGCTCGAACGCGTCGACGGCACGGAGCAACCAAGCCGGGAGCGGTGGGATGTCGACCGTACCCCTGGGCCACTCGATAGCGAGACAGTGCGTCATGAGACAGTTACGGTGGCTGTCAGGGGAACGGACACATCGTTCGCGGACGAGCAGTTCGACCAGTTCGGGTTTGCTGACGACGACGCACCCACGCAGTTGCTCGTTCCGCAGACGAGAACTGAACGAGAGCGGCCACAGGAATATCCGCTATACCTCTACTATCCGATCGAGGTATGTGTTTAG